One stretch of Niallia sp. XMNu-256 DNA includes these proteins:
- a CDS encoding MFS transporter: MIKELLFKLRNSKILLSVGIIFIAFNLRPAITSVGPLIHLIRWDAGITYGIAGLLTTLPLIAFAVISSLAPKIGNRWGNERTIFIGLIILGIGICIRSTELRNMLFIGTVLVGIGLAIGNVLLPALVKKNFPIRLA, encoded by the coding sequence ATGATTAAGGAGTTATTATTTAAATTAAGAAACAGTAAAATCTTGTTGTCGGTAGGAATTATATTCATTGCGTTTAATTTACGACCTGCAATTACCTCAGTGGGCCCGTTGATTCATCTCATTCGATGGGATGCTGGAATAACTTACGGAATTGCTGGACTACTCACCACTTTACCTTTAATTGCTTTTGCTGTGATCTCTTCATTAGCTCCTAAAATAGGGAATAGATGGGGAAATGAGCGAACCATATTCATTGGATTAATTATTCTAGGGATTGGAATATGTATTCGTTCCACAGAATTAAGGAATATGTTGTTTATAGGGACGGTTTTAGTTGGTATAGGTCTAGCAATTGGAAATGTTCTTTTACCAGCTTTAGTAAAAAAAAATTTCCCCATAAGATTGGCTTGA
- a CDS encoding YhcN/YlaJ family sporulation lipoprotein yields MKKTLAVLGSVVLSASLVGCGGNDNAGGKNDNNGDQRIQSNEVRPIANNRNNNGTLRIADRAERQVERLTEVDDAHVIIANNNAYVSVRLANNNHNNGNENRAMNNGGGMGTNGNTASGIGANNGRNATNNDGMNGTPRTFTENGIVNPGGNEGRINGKGDAGSRNGQNNGLNQRGGDNNNNATLFGIGDGNNGNNGNNGNNRNNNNGNQNHNGQTTRANEYSEVSNSFEQRIADQVREADKKIHKVYVSVNPDFYNQMNTYANDIRTNQNRNGLFEDFTNTVNDFFGNRNNR; encoded by the coding sequence ATGAAAAAAACTTTGGCTGTGTTAGGATCAGTTGTACTTTCAGCAAGTCTTGTTGGCTGTGGAGGAAACGATAATGCAGGAGGTAAGAATGATAATAATGGTGACCAACGAATTCAATCGAATGAAGTAAGGCCCATTGCAAACAATCGAAATAATAATGGAACCCTTAGAATTGCCGACCGTGCTGAGCGACAAGTTGAGCGTTTAACAGAAGTTGATGATGCGCACGTGATTATTGCAAACAATAATGCTTACGTTTCCGTAAGGTTGGCAAATAACAACCATAATAATGGAAATGAAAATCGTGCAATGAATAATGGTGGTGGAATGGGAACAAATGGAAATACCGCTAGTGGAATTGGAGCCAATAACGGAAGAAACGCCACTAATAACGATGGAATGAATGGAACTCCAAGAACCTTTACTGAAAATGGCATCGTAAATCCAGGAGGAAATGAAGGAAGAATTAATGGGAAAGGCGATGCTGGAAGCAGAAACGGTCAAAATAATGGCTTGAATCAAAGAGGGGGAGATAACAACAATAACGCAACCCTTTTTGGAATAGGCGATGGAAACAACGGAAATAACGGGAACAATGGAAACAATAGAAATAACAATAATGGAAATCAAAATCACAATGGACAAACAACAAGGGCAAACGAATATAGTGAAGTATCGAATTCCTTTGAGCAGAGAATAGCAGATCAGGTACGTGAAGCAGATAAAAAAATCCATAAAGTATACGTTTCAGTTAACCCTGATTTCTATAACCAAATGAATACTTATGCAAACGATATTAGAACCAACCAAAATAGAAATGGGTTATTTGAAGACTTTACAAATACTGTCAATGACTTTTTCGGAAATAGAAATAATCGATAA
- a CDS encoding 4Fe-4S dicluster domain-containing protein codes for MNLLNWIKVIDKKMTALSVENNLCTKCISPKSTCQNCIDVCPMNSISFSKKELVIDDSCVECGLCSTVCPTGALSMNRPSLPSFINDLVRTCEQNEKVYLHCERVSLSKSTATAVSVSCLGLLPKEAWVKLLNKCANLSVHHLDSACQSCKITTGESVWRGELKAGEMISGKRMTITSRINEENKPVSYDLGRRAFLASIFSEVKSTNKLAIKEWAGEAAIPSYQEKVAVDSLSKVKKEWNAVSNGMVEKVTRESVYPYMKKRSLFLTELQGSEGLQSQSDIRLPKISSDCSFCNACTILCPTEAIQMKQVDGKQVITLQPQKCVDCSLCEEICYPNSIELQNHPNRTLLQEEYVIAENEKKV; via the coding sequence ATGAATTTGTTAAACTGGATTAAAGTCATTGATAAAAAAATGACGGCATTGAGTGTGGAGAACAATCTCTGTACAAAATGCATTTCACCAAAGAGTACTTGTCAAAATTGTATCGATGTTTGTCCAATGAATAGTATTTCTTTTTCCAAAAAAGAACTTGTCATTGATGATTCCTGTGTCGAATGCGGGCTTTGTTCAACCGTTTGTCCAACGGGTGCTTTGTCAATGAATCGGCCGTCTCTCCCTTCGTTTATCAATGATCTTGTTCGTACATGTGAGCAAAATGAAAAAGTTTATTTACACTGTGAACGGGTTTCACTTTCGAAAAGTACGGCTACAGCTGTATCTGTGTCATGTTTAGGGCTGCTTCCAAAAGAGGCATGGGTGAAGTTATTAAATAAGTGTGCAAATCTATCCGTTCATCATCTGGATTCAGCCTGTCAAAGCTGTAAAATTACAACAGGAGAATCGGTTTGGCGTGGGGAACTTAAAGCTGGAGAGATGATAAGTGGTAAGCGAATGACGATTACCTCACGAATTAATGAAGAGAATAAACCTGTGTCTTATGATTTAGGACGTAGAGCGTTCCTTGCATCCATTTTTAGTGAAGTGAAAAGTACAAATAAATTAGCAATAAAAGAATGGGCAGGGGAGGCAGCGATTCCTTCTTATCAAGAAAAAGTTGCTGTTGATTCTTTAAGTAAAGTTAAAAAAGAGTGGAATGCGGTTTCCAATGGAATGGTAGAAAAAGTAACGAGAGAATCTGTCTATCCTTATATGAAAAAGCGTTCCTTATTTTTAACCGAATTGCAAGGCAGTGAAGGGTTACAAAGTCAGAGCGACATTCGTTTACCAAAGATATCGTCGGATTGTTCTTTCTGCAACGCTTGTACCATTTTATGTCCAACTGAAGCGATTCAAATGAAACAAGTTGATGGAAAGCAAGTGATCACTCTTCAACCACAGAAATGTGTCGATTGCTCATTATGTGAAGAAATTTGTTATCCAAATAGTATTGAATTACAGAATCACCCAAACCGAACATTGCTTCAGGAAGAATATGTGATTGCTGAGAATGAGAAAAAAGTGTAA
- a CDS encoding DmsC/YnfH family molybdoenzyme membrane anchor subunit — protein MHDLPLVIFTILSQLILGGFVTLWWLDRKNDNISRKSGLLITISLLVIGGISLLVSMLHLGQPLYAPRAILNFKVSWLSREIVFYGAFVGLILLYTWFWFKENRAKRTMIGWVASIIGVIAIFSSAKIYMIPSYPAWNGVNTLFTFFLTSLLLGPIFVAAFLTLKGELDVNISVLSICALVFTAVVAVGYFSALLAGLPEAVETARLTFQHGFFWARIVTFTIAFGLLILSYKNSNMRNVKVFSAAFIVLFVSELLGRYLFYETAIHL, from the coding sequence ATGCATGATTTACCTCTTGTGATCTTTACCATTTTGTCACAACTTATTTTAGGCGGATTTGTGACGTTATGGTGGTTAGATCGAAAAAATGATAACATATCAAGAAAATCAGGTCTACTCATCACCATTTCTTTACTCGTTATTGGAGGTATTTCGCTCCTCGTGTCGATGCTTCATCTTGGGCAGCCATTATATGCACCCCGAGCGATATTAAACTTTAAGGTGTCTTGGTTAAGCCGTGAAATTGTTTTTTATGGAGCATTTGTAGGATTAATTTTACTATATACATGGTTTTGGTTTAAAGAAAATCGAGCAAAGCGTACGATGATCGGTTGGGTTGCCTCCATTATTGGTGTCATAGCCATCTTTTCATCAGCAAAAATTTACATGATTCCAAGCTATCCTGCATGGAATGGAGTCAATACATTATTTACTTTCTTTTTAACGTCGCTTTTATTAGGGCCTATATTTGTTGCAGCTTTTTTAACGTTAAAAGGAGAACTAGACGTAAATATATCTGTGCTGTCCATTTGTGCACTTGTATTCACAGCGGTTGTAGCGGTTGGGTATTTTTCAGCACTGCTTGCAGGGCTTCCAGAGGCTGTTGAAACGGCTAGATTAACATTCCAGCATGGATTCTTCTGGGCTCGAATCGTGACATTCACCATCGCCTTTGGATTACTAATTCTATCTTATAAAAATAGTAATATGCGTAACGTCAAAGTATTTTCTGCAGCATTTATAGTACTGTTTGTTAGTGAGCTTTTGGGTAGATATTTATTTTATGAAACTGCTATTCATTTGTAG
- a CDS encoding 4Fe-4S dicluster domain-containing protein: MAKKLGFLVNIDRCIGCHACEVSCKSFYGLEPDMRRRTVRELPENLVGSPVRCFVSTACNHCDEPACAAACPVGAYTKRDEDGIVVHDQDLCIGCQMCGKACPYGVPQYNPVKKKMDKCSMCYERLDVGEDPICVSKCPMEAIEIVDYNEVQPSGTVSVVPTFADPSITHPTTQFILPKPGKQFRRV; encoded by the coding sequence GAAACTCGGGTTTTTAGTCAATATTGATCGTTGTATTGGCTGTCATGCTTGTGAAGTTTCATGCAAAAGCTTTTATGGGCTTGAACCAGATATGAGACGGAGAACGGTTCGGGAGCTTCCGGAGAATCTAGTTGGTTCTCCTGTCCGTTGTTTCGTATCAACAGCTTGTAACCACTGTGATGAGCCTGCCTGTGCAGCAGCTTGTCCGGTTGGTGCTTATACAAAGCGGGATGAAGATGGGATTGTTGTTCATGATCAAGATCTTTGTATCGGCTGTCAAATGTGCGGAAAGGCATGTCCATACGGTGTGCCGCAATACAATCCAGTTAAGAAAAAAATGGACAAGTGTAGCATGTGCTATGAACGACTAGATGTTGGTGAAGATCCAATCTGTGTATCAAAATGCCCAATGGAGGCGATTGAAATCGTTGATTATAACGAGGTTCAGCCTTCAGGAACTGTAAGTGTAGTACCAACATTTGCTGATCCGTCGATCACACACCCAACAACACAATTTATTTTGCCAAAACCAGGCAAGCAGTTTAGGAGGGTTTAA